In Gimesia panareensis, the genomic window CAAGCACCACTCCGCCACACAGATAATTTACAGAAGAGATGTTACAGTAACCTTTTAGAGCGGATCGTATTATCGTTGAATTGCGAGAATCACTTTTTGCTATCGTATACATTGAAGGTTATGCATTCGCTCTAAATGGGAGTGCAGCAAGTCGCTTTAATATGCCATTTCCTCATGACGCAGGTATTGCGATTCTGGGTAAGTCAGTTGGCCCATTCATTGAAATGGCATTTTCACTACAAAATAATTGAGAACTAGTCCAGTAACATACATTCACAATAAATAATATTTATTGCNNNNNNNNNNAGAATAACCTTGTTTTGTAGGGGTGTGGCGCAAATTACGTGCCAAAGTGTAGGAAGTCATCTGGGAAATGCGGGTTTAAAAAACCAGTATCACAGATAAGAGTATCCTAGCGTTTGTGTGAATAAGGGTCACGCGTATCACAATCGACTGGAACTAAATATCCATCATCTCTTCGTTGAGACGTTTATCTATTAGCATGTCCTACAAAGAACACAAGAAATCGAGACTGCTACTATGAATGAAATCCCTGAGCCCGAAAAGTTTTTTTCTCAATCGTCACTCTATGAGAAGTTTTCAATTACAGAAGATAATGTAATTAAGTATTTGGCCATAGAATTTTTTACGGGAATTCTTGATGTACATTGTGTCGAGTGTGGGCGTCATTCTACGTTTAAACTATCAAATGAAGTTGCGCTTCCTCAAATCAGCTCTTCACCCTTTGGAGATAATCCAAATCCTACTCCAGTTAAAGAAATAAAACAGATGGAGCAATTCAAAGAGTATTACTTTCTAATTAAAGATAAATATAGAGCAATGTATCCTATCAAATATGCTCGAATTCCAAATTTGTTTGCGAAAGTATTCACTTGTGGAAGAAATCAAAATCATCATATGCTTTTTTATATACAATCTTCGGGAGATACTTTTCAAAAAATCGGACAATCCCCATCCTTACGAGATCTTCATTTACCTGAACTCGAAAAGTATAAATCGGTATTAGGAAGAGACAATTTAAATGAGCTACGAACAGGAGTTGGACTTTATGCGCATGGTGTTGGAATAGGGGCTTTTGTTTATCTTAGACGTGTTATAGAAAACCTCATAGAAAAAGCTCATGTCATAGCGAAAAATAACCCTGATTTTGATGATGAGAATTTCTCTGACTTAAGGATGAGTGAAAAAATCAAAAGTTTAAAAGGTTTTCTTCCTGATTTCCTTGTTGAAAATCGAAAAGTTTATGGGATCCTCAGCAAGGGGGGTTACTGTAACATCTCTTCTGTAAATTATCTGTGTGGCGGAGTGGTGCTTGTTATTTGAGCGTAGCGAAAATAACAAGCACCACTCCGGCGAGCCCTTGAAAGGGTGGGCCAGATCGGTTTCTTTTTAATGTTTTCCACAACAGAAAAGGAACTCCAACCATGGCCCACCAACAACAATCTAACAACATTCTCGACGCTGTCCAGCTCCTGGCCGATCATGGATTCGATGAAATGTCGCAAGCACTCCAGATCCTGTTCAACGAAGCGGATGAAGCTGGAACGTTCCCGAATACCTCGGTGCCGAACCGTATCAACGCAGCGTAACGCGCCGTTCTTATGCCAACGGTTTCAAGCCGAAATCATTTCAAAGTCGCCTTCGGAAAGCTGGAACTGCAGGTGCCCCAGACACGCGACGGCGACTTTTATCCCTCTGCACTGGAACGCGGCGAACGGAGTGAACGCGCACTGAAGCTGGCAATCGCTGAAATGTATGTTCAAGGCGTCTCTACCCGTAAGGTCGCCAAAATCACCACCGAACTCTGTGGCTTTGATGTCACCAGTACACAGGTCAGTCGGGCAGCGAAACTGCTCGACGAAGAGCTGGAAACGTGGCGTAATCGACCGCTGGGGCAGGTGGAATACCTGATCCTCGACGCCCGCTATGAAAAAGTTCGCGTGGAGGGCAGCGTGCGGGACTGTGCCGTGCTGATTGCGATCGGCGTCCTGGCCAGCGGTCACCGGAGCGTGCTCGGAGTGTCTGTGTCGCTCTCCGAAGCCGAAGTCCATTGGCGTGAATTCCTGGGTTCACTCAACCAGCGCGGCCTGCATGGCGTGAAGCTGATCGTCAGTGATGCACACGAAGGCCTGAAAGCGGCACGACAGAACATGCTTGCTGGAACGCCCTGGCAGCGTTGCCAGTTCCATTTGATGCAAAACGCGATGCAATACGTTCCCAAGGTTCATTTGCGCAAACAGGTGAGCGAAGAATTACGCAATATCTTTAATGCCAGAGACCTGGATGATGCGCTGAATGAACTGAAACGGTTCGTTTCCACTCATGAAAAAACAGCTCCGAAACTGGCGAGTTGGGCGGAAGAAAACATCCCGGAAGGACTGACCGTATTCACCATCCCTGCCGGTCATCGCAAGCGGATGCGAACCACAAACATGCTGGAACGGCAGAATAAGGAATTAAAACGGCGTACCCGCGTAGCGGGACTGTTTCCCAATGAGGAGTCGTTGCTGAGGCTGGTGACCGCGGTCCTGGTGGAACTCAGCGACGACTGGGAAACCGGCATGAGATACCTGACAATTTAATGCTGATCACAGAGACCGAAGGCCCCGGAAATTTACAGAATGTTTGTTGCTTTATCAATCCCCGCTCACCCCCACAAACACCAGTTCCACCGGCTCTCCCTCCTCATACACCGCAAAGTAAACCGCCTGCCAGCGGGCGCACCGTTCGTGCAACTTCCCCTCCGCAACAACCGCTTCCACCTGCGATTTCGTCGGCGTCGTGGTGCCGAACAGGGTTTGCAGGTCCTCCTCACTCAGCGGCGTTGCGGCTCCCGGTTCCGGGGTGGGGGAGAGATGGTCGATGTCGAGCAGCGAATGCGTGCCCGCTTCCGCGCACTGTTCCAGCAGCTCATCAATTGTCTGCGGCGGAGAGGCACTCTGTTTTCCCAGCGCCTCCCGGGCGGCAGCGGCGAAGCCCTCTTTGTCGATCTTCTGAATCATCTTCTCGACATCGCGGGTCTGCTGCTCGGCATCCTGCGTATCAAAGCCCATGCTGCCGAACGCCTGATCCAGGGCCTGGCTGATCTTGAGCAGCTTCTTCAAATCTTTGGTCGGCGGCGCAATCTGGTTCAGCGTCGCCTCGTCGGTCCCCGCCAGCAGGTCGCCCGGCACAGAGTATTCGCGGCGCTCAAACACCGCCTGCCGTAACTCTCCCAACGCCTGCTCTACATCAACCCCATACGGACAATAAGAAACCCAGCCACTCGCCGCCATGATCGTCTCCCTGCTGTCTGATCGAGAACTACTGACCAACTCTGGTCCGGACGGGGGCAGAACGGTTTGCCCCGCCGCAGGTTGTGAAACCCTGCGCACAAGTGTACACTCCACGGATCAAATCGACAATTGCTCTCACTGAACACCATCTGAAAAGGAACACACATGCTCCGTTTGAGCCAGACAGCCGCCCTGCTGACAGGCCTGCTGTTGATTGCCGGTTGCAGTCAGCCGACCGGCGTGGAAACTGCTCCGTCCGCTTCTTCTAAACAGGGAAAAATCATGTCCAAAGCCGAACGCCCCAAGCTAGTCAACCCGTTTACCGGTGAACCTTCCGAACATACCCAGTGGGTGGAAGTCGATGAGTACATCGCCAACGGAAACATCGAAGGCCTGAAAAAACTGTTCGATGAGGGGATGACTATGCTGGAACTCGAAATGAATTATTCGAATGAAGGCCTCTTTCTGCACGATGCGGTCATGCAGGGGAACCTGAAACTGATTCAGTTTCTGATCGAAAAAGGGGCCGATCCCAACGTCCGTGATGAAGTGGATCATACCTGCCCGCTGGAAGCCGCCGTCGATCACGACCAGAGAGAGATCGCGAAATATCTGCTGGATAAAACCGAGGCCCCCGAGTCCCGCAAGTACGCCGAGGAATATCTGGCAGAGGAGCCCACAGAAAAGTAAGCACGTGTCCCCGGAAACACAACCCCATTATGAAGTCGAGTGGAATGGAACCACGAAAGGCACAAAAGACACGAAAAGACAAGCGGAGAAGCGTTTCATCACATTGATTCATTTTCTGCGATTTACAGGAGACAGCAATTCTTTTTTCATAGCTATTCTGCACTTACGGGGTTCAGTACGTTTGATTAACGGAAGTCCCCCAGCTCGATGTTCCGCAAGTTCTTCTGCAGCGTATCAAAATAGTTTCGTTCTTCCACCTCACCATTTCTTGTCAATCGGTAGCCAATCTGACTCTTATCCAGGGCATCGACGACATCCATAAATTCCTTGATGCCAGAGTTGAATTTCCCCTTACAGATTTCCCTGACAAATACGGGTTCCCCCTTTGAAATTTTATCCGAAAGCGATTCTATCGATTCATACGAAAACTTCCTGATCAGTGCCAGGGCATCTTTTCTACTGCCCGACTTTATATCAAGTATGATTCCGATTTTCTCCGTCATATCACTGACTCCGCTTATCTTTCATCAGGCAGTTTTAACAGTCGACGACTGCGTTTCTTACCCCGGATATCACGCGGCTCCCACGTCAGCCTCCCCTGATCGTCCTGCTGCAGGGTGCCGATCACCGTCCATTGGTCGTTCTTGAAATGCCGGACGTCGTAACTGCCAGGGGTCAGTCGTTCGGAGGGGATCAGGATCGTGAAATCCGGGACTGTCTCTTCACTGCTGCCGGGGAGACTGGCAAAGGGCTCCCAGATCACATACGAGCTGAGGAGGTCGATCGTTCTGCTCTTACGGTTCACAGAGTAACTGTGGTCACACCGCTGTGACCAGGGAGGATGCTCGAACAGCGCTACTTTGAGCAGATCACCCTCTTCGGTCGGCAGCACGCTGATCTCGCGCACGTGAGCCGTGTAGAGCCACGGTCGCGTCAACAGAAGCACGATCACTCCCCCAACCAGCAGGCAGCACAGGCAGGCAATCAGACAGACAAGCAGAGCAGGGCGGCGTTTCATAATCATCTATTCAACATCTGCGATTCACCGGAGTCAACAATTCCCGGGGAATCAATGGTGGGATGGCTTCGGACGGAATCCCGAATGCCCGCACCAGATTGGCCATCCCCAGCCCCCAGATGCAGAGTAGTTCGTCTTCAGTGCTCACGAAAACACCTCTCCCTTTGGACTGCTTCTGATGTCCCTGGACAATGCTGGCCAGACCGGCATTCACTCCCGATGTATCTCCTGTCAGGAGCGCCTGAAAGACGGCACCATACCCCAGAAAATCTTTCATTTTCGACTTATAACATTGATTCACGAATTTCGGAGTCCATTCCTGCATCTGGTCCCGATCTTGCAACACAAAGGCACGCAGCGTGTAACCCAGCGTATAATCAAACGGATGATCATATTTTCGTTCCAGGTCATCTCGTCCGCCGAGATGTGCTGCCAACTGTTCGGCCCCACTCATATCGCCAGCCGCCAGAGCATTGAACAGCGACTTATAGCCGATCATCGTCAGGTAGGAATCGCTGATGAATTCTCCGTTCTCGAAGCGGGAGAACATGTCGGTCCTGATCCGTGCCGCTTCTGAAAGTAGTGTTTTAAATGAGGTGATGTCGTGCTGCAGGATAAAATCAGCAACAGCAAAGAACCGCAAATCGATAGCCAGCATGGAACTGCAGCGACCATTCCTGTCTTTTTCCGGGTCTGCTGCATTCGCCCTGACAATTTCCCGATTCTCGCTTCTCAGCTCTACGAGCAATGGTAAGCGGTCTGCAATACTGGCCATACTCCATTCCGTTAGATCGATAAAGTTTTCCAAGCAGGTCTGAATCAAACAGGCCCCCAATCTGACCAATTCCAGTAGACGATCCTCAGAGGCGGCATTGCATCAGCATCAATACGAATCAAACGTGAGATTGATCACATAATCATTGGCCCCGGGGGGTTTGCCGTCGTCGAAGGTGACGTGGATCTGCTCCGGTTCAATTTTCAGTGTGACGGGGCCGCGGCCCTTCAGTTTCTTGAGCCGCGCGGTCGCCAGATGCAGGCGATGCGGCAAGGCGCGGGTCCCGCCCCGGTTGGGCAGTTCCTGCACCTCGCGGGTATCCCAGCGGATGCCGTTCATCACCAGGATGCTGGGATACTGATACGTGAGATTCTGCCAGTAGAGTCGGTCTGTCGAGAGGATCAGACGATCAGAGCCGTCGATGCGGACGGCGATGTTGAGCTGAAATGTTTTTTGGGGAATCCGATTGATCCGCCGAACCAGAGCAGCCCGTTCGACAACCGACAACTGGGGCAGCGCCTTCAGATACCAGTACTTGGCCCGCTGCATCAGATCCGTTTTCAGAGCGGAATCGCCTTTCGCCGCGTACTCGGCCCAGAGGTCCCCCAGCTTGATCTGGTCGACCGCGATCGGGGGGAACTGCAGCTCCCGGTTCGCCAGCGCGACCAGCGCCTTGTCATCGCAGGCTTTCAACAGGGGGAGCCCCCGTTTCCAGTCCCCGTCGTCCAGACAGTAAAACAGCCCCAGCTCCCGGGCCGCTGCCTGTTTCTCTTTCTCGGAACCAGTTTTGAGGACCGCCTGGTACTTTGCCACCTTCTGAAATTCCGCCTCCAGTTCGAGTGCGTATTTCGAATAATACTGACTGGATTTGTAGAGGTACGTACTGTTCGCCTTTTTGGCAGCGGTCCGGGCCAGGGCCGCGGCTTTCGCGGCATCGCCAAACTTTTTCTCGTCGATC contains:
- a CDS encoding IS256 family transposase: MPTVSSRNHFKVAFGKLELQVPQTRDGDFYPSALERGERSERALKLAIAEMYVQGVSTRKVAKITTELCGFDVTSTQVSRAAKLLDEELETWRNRPLGQVEYLILDARYEKVRVEGSVRDCAVLIAIGVLASGHRSVLGVSVSLSEAEVHWREFLGSLNQRGLHGVKLIVSDAHEGLKAARQNMLAGTPWQRCQFHLMQNAMQYVPKVHLRKQVSEELRNIFNARDLDDALNELKRFVSTHEKTAPKLASWAEENIPEGLTVFTIPAGHRKRMRTTNMLERQNKELKRRTRVAGLFPNEESLLRLVTAVLVELSDDWETGMRYLTI
- a CDS encoding ankyrin repeat domain-containing protein yields the protein MLRLSQTAALLTGLLLIAGCSQPTGVETAPSASSKQGKIMSKAERPKLVNPFTGEPSEHTQWVEVDEYIANGNIEGLKKLFDEGMTMLELEMNYSNEGLFLHDAVMQGNLKLIQFLIEKGADPNVRDEVDHTCPLEAAVDHDQREIAKYLLDKTEAPESRKYAEEYLAEEPTEK